From Chelatococcus sp. YT9, a single genomic window includes:
- a CDS encoding KpsF/GutQ family sugar-phosphate isomerase, whose protein sequence is MAELSVVASAGLRSPDDALDVARRTLRLEMDGLAAINDALGGETGERLREAISLIHRSSGRVIVTGIGKSGHIGRKIAATLASTGTAAYFVHAAEASHGDLGMIHDTDVVLVLSWSGETAELSDIIDYTHRFKVPLIAITSRESSTLARAADIALVLPAMPEACPNGQAPTTSTLMQLAVGDMLATCLLSNRGFSADDFRRYHPGGKLGARLKRARDVMVQGEAMPLVAADASLSQAVLTMSSKRLGVTGVVNADGDLAGLITDGDLRRTFKNGFTDCPVADVMTRKPITVTEDTLVQEVLALMNSASITVLFVMNGKRPVGVIHIHELLRIGVV, encoded by the coding sequence ATGGCGGAGCTCTCTGTCGTCGCCTCCGCCGGCCTCCGGAGCCCCGATGATGCACTCGACGTCGCGCGTCGGACCCTGCGCCTTGAGATGGATGGGCTTGCGGCCATCAATGATGCCCTGGGCGGCGAAACCGGGGAGCGCCTGCGCGAGGCGATCTCTCTTATCCACAGGAGCTCCGGCCGTGTCATCGTGACCGGTATCGGCAAGTCCGGGCATATCGGCCGCAAGATCGCGGCGACCCTCGCTTCGACAGGCACGGCGGCCTATTTCGTGCACGCGGCCGAGGCGAGCCACGGTGATCTCGGGATGATCCACGACACCGACGTGGTGCTGGTGTTGTCCTGGTCTGGGGAGACGGCGGAGCTTTCCGATATCATCGACTACACGCATCGCTTCAAGGTGCCGCTGATCGCCATCACCTCACGGGAGAGCAGCACCTTGGCGCGCGCGGCGGATATCGCGCTGGTGCTGCCCGCCATGCCGGAAGCATGCCCCAACGGGCAGGCGCCTACCACGTCGACGCTCATGCAGCTGGCGGTCGGTGACATGCTGGCCACTTGCCTCCTCTCCAACCGCGGCTTTTCGGCTGATGATTTTCGCCGTTACCACCCCGGCGGCAAGCTGGGCGCACGGCTGAAGCGCGCCCGGGACGTGATGGTCCAGGGTGAGGCGATGCCCCTGGTTGCTGCGGATGCAAGCTTGTCGCAGGCGGTTCTCACCATGTCGTCGAAGCGACTGGGCGTAACCGGCGTTGTCAATGCCGATGGCGACCTCGCGGGGCTCATCACGGACGGCGATCTGCGCCGGACTTTCAAGAACGGCTTCACCGACTGCCCGGTGGCGGATGTCATGACCCGCAAGCCCATCACGGTGACGGAGGATACGTTGGTGCAGGAGGTGCTTGCGCTGATGAACTCCGCGAGCATCACCGTTCTCTTCGTGATGAATGGCAAGCGGCCCGTCGGCGTCATCCATATTCACGAGCTGCTGCGCATCGGTGTCGTCTGA
- the galU gene encoding UTP--glucose-1-phosphate uridylyltransferase GalU: MTATTVSAHTGAKTASPRRIRKAVFPVAGLGTRFLPATKAMPKEMLTVVDRPVIQHVVDEARAAGIEHFVFVTGRNKSVIEDHFDSQFELERTLEARGKTKELKALLEDLPGPGQTSFTRQQAPLGLGHAVWCAREIVGDEPFALLLPDMLHHGATPCLADMIAAYEAHGGNHIAVAPVPEDQTHQYGIVGVEDAKAKVSKITSMVEKPPKGTAPSNLHITGRYILEPAIFDLIATQERGAGGEIQLTDAMLTLAKTRPFYATRFDGAIYDCGSKTGFLAANVAYAMDRPDIAPILRQDINAILSR; the protein is encoded by the coding sequence ATGACCGCAACCACAGTCTCTGCTCATACCGGCGCCAAGACCGCCTCCCCCCGCCGCATCCGGAAGGCCGTGTTTCCGGTCGCGGGACTTGGCACGCGGTTTCTGCCGGCCACGAAGGCGATGCCGAAGGAGATGCTCACCGTGGTCGACCGGCCGGTGATCCAGCATGTGGTGGATGAGGCGCGCGCCGCCGGCATCGAGCATTTCGTCTTCGTCACCGGCCGCAACAAGAGCGTCATCGAGGACCATTTCGACAGCCAGTTCGAACTGGAGCGCACCCTCGAGGCCCGCGGCAAGACCAAGGAATTGAAGGCGCTGCTCGAGGACCTGCCCGGCCCCGGCCAGACCAGCTTCACCCGCCAGCAGGCGCCCCTCGGTCTCGGCCACGCGGTGTGGTGCGCCCGCGAGATCGTCGGTGACGAGCCCTTCGCGCTGCTTCTGCCGGACATGCTCCACCACGGCGCGACGCCGTGCCTCGCCGACATGATCGCCGCCTACGAGGCCCATGGCGGCAACCATATCGCGGTGGCGCCGGTGCCCGAGGACCAGACCCACCAGTATGGCATCGTAGGCGTCGAGGATGCCAAGGCCAAGGTGTCGAAGATCACCAGCATGGTCGAGAAGCCGCCGAAGGGCACCGCGCCTTCGAACCTGCACATCACCGGCCGCTATATCCTGGAGCCGGCGATCTTCGACCTGATCGCCACCCAGGAGCGCGGCGCCGGCGGCGAGATCCAGCTCACCGATGCCATGCTCACGCTCGCCAAGACCCGGCCCTTCTACGCCACCCGCTTCGACGGCGCCATCTATGACTGCGGCTCCAAGACAGGCTTCCTCGCCGCCAATGTCGCCTATGCCATGGACAGGCCCGACATCGCTCCCATCCTCAGGCAGGATATCAACGCGATCTTGAGCCGCTGA
- a CDS encoding 2-isopropylmalate synthase: MNSPVSASDKDRVVIFDTTLRDGEQCPGASMTPEEKLEVAEILDTMGVDIIEAGFPIASIGDFDSVVEVAKRTKNAVVAGLARAIPGDIARAGEAVRHARRPRIHTFVSTSPIHLAHQMRKSEEEVLEIITATVTQARNLVDNVEWSAMDATRTPIAYLLRCVDAAIKAGATTINLPDTVGYATPDEYRAMFRTIRETVADADKVVFSVHCHDDLGLAVANSLAGVEGGARQVECTINGLGERAGNAALEEIVMAIKTRADVLPYTVGVDTIMLTRASKLVSAVTSFPVQYNKAIVGRNAFAHESGIHQDGMLKESSTYEIMTPESVGVSKTSLVMGKHSGRHAFRDKLKALGYELGDNALEDAFRRFKDLADRKKDVYDEDIEALVDQGILTAHDRVKLVSLSIIAGTRGPQRATMKLDIGGEVRTEEAEGNGPVDATFNAIKALVPHDAKLELYQVHAVTEGTDAQAEVSVRLDAKGSPVTGRGSDPDTLVASARAYLSALNKLLARGERLHAQAAE, encoded by the coding sequence ATGAACTCTCCGGTATCCGCGTCCGACAAGGACCGCGTCGTTATCTTCGATACTACCCTGCGTGACGGCGAGCAGTGCCCCGGCGCCTCGATGACGCCCGAGGAAAAGCTCGAGGTCGCCGAAATCCTCGACACGATGGGCGTCGACATCATCGAGGCGGGCTTCCCGATCGCCTCCATCGGCGACTTCGATTCCGTCGTGGAGGTTGCCAAGCGGACGAAGAATGCGGTCGTTGCGGGCCTCGCTCGCGCCATTCCGGGCGATATCGCCCGCGCCGGCGAGGCCGTGCGCCACGCTCGGCGGCCGCGGATTCATACTTTCGTGTCGACGTCGCCGATCCATCTGGCGCATCAGATGCGCAAGAGCGAGGAAGAGGTGCTCGAGATCATCACCGCGACGGTGACGCAGGCGCGCAACCTCGTCGATAACGTCGAGTGGTCGGCTATGGATGCCACCCGCACTCCGATCGCCTATCTTCTGCGCTGCGTGGACGCGGCCATCAAGGCGGGCGCCACGACGATCAACCTGCCCGACACGGTGGGCTACGCGACGCCGGATGAATATCGCGCCATGTTCCGCACCATCCGCGAGACGGTCGCCGACGCGGACAAGGTGGTGTTCTCGGTGCATTGCCATGACGACTTGGGCCTCGCCGTCGCCAATTCATTGGCGGGCGTCGAGGGGGGCGCGCGCCAGGTGGAATGCACCATCAACGGCCTCGGCGAGCGGGCCGGCAATGCCGCGCTGGAAGAGATCGTGATGGCGATCAAGACCCGTGCCGACGTGTTGCCCTATACGGTCGGGGTCGATACGATCATGCTGACGCGGGCCTCCAAGCTCGTCTCGGCCGTGACCTCCTTCCCGGTGCAGTACAACAAGGCCATCGTCGGCCGGAACGCCTTCGCCCATGAGAGCGGCATCCACCAGGACGGCATGCTGAAGGAATCTTCCACCTACGAGATCATGACACCGGAGTCCGTAGGTGTGTCGAAGACCTCGCTGGTGATGGGCAAGCATTCCGGCCGCCATGCCTTCCGCGATAAGCTGAAGGCCCTGGGCTATGAGCTGGGCGACAACGCTCTGGAGGACGCCTTCCGCCGCTTCAAGGACCTCGCTGACCGCAAGAAGGATGTCTATGACGAGGACATCGAGGCCCTGGTCGATCAAGGCATCCTGACGGCGCATGATCGCGTCAAGCTGGTGTCGCTCTCGATCATCGCGGGGACGCGCGGGCCGCAGCGGGCCACCATGAAGCTGGACATCGGTGGGGAGGTTCGCACCGAGGAGGCCGAGGGGAACGGGCCCGTTGATGCCACCTTCAACGCCATCAAGGCGCTGGTGCCACATGACGCCAAGCTCGAGCTCTACCAGGTGCATGCGGTGACCGAAGGTACGGACGCCCAGGCGGAAGTCTCGGTCCGCCTCGACGCCAAGGGCAGCCCGGTGACGGGTCGCGGCTCCGATCCCGACACGCTGGTCGCTTCGGCCCGGGCCTATCTGTCGGCCCTGAACAAGCTTCTGGCGCGCGGCGAGCGCCTGCACGCGCAGGCTGCGGAGTAG
- a CDS encoding polysaccharide pyruvyl transferase family protein: MLYREQPTRTVPYRYYNVIRNCGDAISAYILKNQFAATGVFTESSQPHLLPIGSIFFMANANSYIWGSGVLSPSVALGAIDVTKIRALRGELTRNHLRSAGLQVPDVPLGDPGILVKRLVSPDQMRARYRAAIVPHHSSLHSKAFDAFRASDEFCVVDMMDDSLLPLEQIAQSEVVISQSLHGLVFAEALGRPSLWISNRNEPVWNFKFNDWFSMMKNPQREPVAIAGKPEDLISQAEHRVSKINEAELVGAFPSELLEDQTSALLTDFDVCRGLSPWQIFVEQPLTLKAEPSQQELAAFAKRMRQLRSAAFTGFAEPAYLAVYPLSQKNTPSRVDLQAIQRFMDERRNFDFVWIPERAEPTGPSGITITPVETKLGAGGLPPGGFMIRPSGFLSANSSYAVVGA; this comes from the coding sequence ATGCTCTATCGTGAACAGCCGACGCGCACGGTGCCCTATCGCTACTATAACGTGATCCGGAACTGTGGAGACGCAATCTCCGCCTATATCCTGAAGAACCAATTCGCTGCGACGGGCGTTTTCACCGAGTCCTCTCAGCCCCATCTGCTGCCGATCGGCAGCATCTTCTTCATGGCGAATGCGAACTCCTATATCTGGGGTTCGGGCGTGCTCAGCCCCTCGGTTGCACTCGGCGCCATCGATGTGACCAAAATCAGGGCACTGCGCGGCGAGTTGACCCGCAATCACTTGCGCTCCGCGGGCCTTCAGGTGCCAGATGTGCCGCTGGGAGACCCCGGCATTCTGGTCAAACGTCTCGTCAGCCCGGACCAGATGCGCGCGCGGTATCGCGCTGCGATCGTGCCGCATCATTCCTCGCTGCACAGCAAGGCTTTTGACGCGTTTCGCGCGAGCGACGAATTCTGTGTCGTCGACATGATGGACGACTCGCTCCTGCCGCTTGAGCAGATCGCGCAGTCGGAAGTGGTGATCTCGCAAAGTCTGCATGGCCTGGTCTTCGCCGAAGCCTTGGGGCGGCCTAGCCTGTGGATCTCCAATCGCAACGAGCCTGTCTGGAACTTCAAGTTCAACGACTGGTTCTCGATGATGAAAAACCCGCAGCGTGAGCCGGTGGCGATCGCGGGCAAGCCCGAAGACCTGATCTCGCAGGCCGAGCATCGTGTTTCGAAGATCAACGAGGCAGAGTTGGTCGGCGCTTTTCCGTCAGAACTGCTTGAGGATCAAACCTCGGCGCTTCTGACGGATTTCGATGTATGCCGTGGCTTGTCGCCCTGGCAGATCTTCGTCGAGCAGCCGTTGACGCTCAAGGCGGAGCCATCGCAGCAAGAACTGGCGGCCTTTGCCAAGCGTATGCGCCAGCTTCGCTCGGCCGCTTTTACGGGTTTTGCTGAGCCGGCTTATCTTGCCGTCTATCCGTTGTCGCAGAAAAATACCCCCAGCCGCGTCGATCTCCAGGCTATACAGCGTTTCATGGATGAGCGCCGCAATTTCGATTTTGTCTGGATACCGGAGCGAGCTGAGCCGACCGGTCCCTCGGGCATTACAATCACCCCCGTCGAAACGAAGCTGGGGGCCGGCGGGCTCCCGCCTGGAGGTTTCATGATCCGACCGTCCGGGTTCTTGTCCGCTAATTCCTCTTATGCGGTCGTTGGAGCATAA
- a CDS encoding DedA family protein: MPACRHSWGMTFANFVADITSFVQAHSSWAPALAFGLAFGESVVILSLFVPGSVVLLAIGALIGAGGIELWPSWLAAVAGGTLGNLISFWLGRHYGEQALTMWPFNRYPETMAAGQRFFERWGSWTVFLTRFSGPLHGVGALVAGMFGTPALLFHMANVASAMVWAFLVLAPAAATLRAFLPA, from the coding sequence GTGCCAGCCTGCCGCCATAGCTGGGGGATGACCTTCGCCAATTTCGTCGCCGACATCACCAGCTTTGTTCAGGCCCATTCCAGCTGGGCGCCTGCACTCGCTTTCGGCCTCGCTTTCGGCGAATCCGTCGTCATTCTCTCCCTGTTCGTTCCGGGCTCCGTGGTGCTGCTCGCCATCGGTGCCCTCATCGGCGCGGGCGGTATCGAACTCTGGCCCTCGTGGCTCGCGGCAGTCGCCGGCGGCACGCTCGGCAATCTCATCTCGTTCTGGCTTGGCCGTCACTACGGCGAGCAGGCTCTGACGATGTGGCCGTTCAATCGCTACCCCGAGACCATGGCGGCAGGTCAGCGCTTCTTCGAACGATGGGGGTCATGGACGGTATTTCTGACCCGCTTCTCAGGGCCTCTGCACGGCGTCGGGGCACTCGTCGCAGGCATGTTCGGCACGCCCGCGCTGCTGTTTCATATGGCCAATGTGGCCTCGGCCATGGTCTGGGCTTTCCTGGTTCTGGCGCCGGCGGCAGCCACGCTGAGAGCCTTTCTGCCGGCGTGA
- a CDS encoding 3-deoxy-manno-octulosonate cytidylyltransferase: MNPIVVIPARRAATRLPGKPLADIAGEPMIVHVWRRAIEADVGPVLVATDDDEIAEAIRGVGGDPVLTRSDHPSGSDRVFEAISLRDPDQHYDVIVNIQGDLPTVARDTIRDAMAPLTDADVAIGTPVVEITIEEEKTAPSVVKMIGSPIGARRFRALYFTRATAPSGDGPLYHHIGLYVWRRAALARFIALPPSPLELREKLEQLRAIEAGMRIDAVEVDAVPLGVDTEADLERARRIFAETAGVR; encoded by the coding sequence GTGAACCCGATCGTCGTCATACCCGCGCGTCGTGCAGCGACCCGGCTGCCGGGCAAGCCCTTGGCGGATATTGCGGGGGAGCCCATGATCGTGCATGTCTGGCGCCGCGCGATCGAGGCCGATGTCGGGCCTGTTCTTGTGGCGACCGATGATGATGAGATCGCGGAGGCGATCCGCGGCGTTGGCGGCGACCCGGTTCTGACGCGCTCCGACCATCCCTCGGGGTCCGACCGTGTTTTCGAGGCGATCTCGCTGCGGGATCCGGATCAGCACTACGACGTGATCGTCAATATCCAAGGGGACTTGCCGACGGTTGCCCGCGATACGATCCGGGACGCGATGGCGCCTCTGACTGATGCGGATGTCGCGATCGGCACTCCCGTGGTGGAGATCACCATTGAGGAAGAGAAGACCGCGCCGAGCGTGGTCAAAATGATCGGTTCGCCGATTGGCGCACGCCGTTTTCGAGCCCTCTATTTCACCCGTGCTACGGCGCCGTCCGGTGACGGCCCTCTTTATCATCACATCGGCCTTTATGTGTGGCGCCGGGCCGCGCTGGCCCGGTTCATCGCGCTGCCGCCATCCCCTCTCGAATTGCGAGAGAAGTTGGAACAGCTGCGCGCGATCGAAGCAGGCATGCGCATCGATGCCGTCGAAGTCGACGCGGTGCCTTTGGGCGTCGATACGGAGGCTGATCTCGAACGCGCGCGCCGCATCTTCGCAGAAACGGCGGGGGTGAGGTGA
- a CDS encoding NUDIX hydrolase codes for MTRSAPRPDGRIVQLDEVEMHLTADEWPWAVENRERIDANWRRLKAEKPALFNGQVLVMSESRITARKLTGRYIATDYASFLAMRDFGAPPPGTGNCFAMAALRSADGAFVLGVMGDHTANAGKAYFPAGTPDLADVLPDGRVDLLGSVERELAEETGLGADDVTIGEGWTAVFDEPRLALMRPVQSVLPADRLVGRIENFLAAEPEPELSGIRLVRRVGDIDPATMPPFLQLYLKHMLT; via the coding sequence GTGACACGTTCCGCGCCCCGCCCGGACGGCAGGATCGTCCAGCTCGACGAGGTCGAGATGCATCTCACGGCTGATGAGTGGCCGTGGGCGGTCGAGAACCGCGAGCGCATCGACGCCAACTGGCGGCGCCTGAAGGCGGAGAAGCCGGCCCTCTTCAATGGACAGGTGCTCGTGATGAGCGAAAGCCGGATCACGGCTCGTAAGCTGACTGGCCGCTACATCGCGACCGACTACGCCAGCTTTCTCGCGATGCGCGATTTCGGCGCTCCCCCGCCCGGCACGGGCAATTGTTTCGCCATGGCTGCGCTGCGTTCCGCCGATGGCGCTTTCGTCCTCGGGGTTATGGGTGACCACACCGCCAATGCTGGGAAGGCCTATTTTCCGGCGGGAACGCCTGATCTGGCGGACGTGCTGCCGGACGGCCGCGTGGACCTTCTCGGGAGTGTGGAGCGGGAGCTGGCCGAGGAAACAGGGCTCGGTGCCGACGATGTCACGATCGGCGAAGGCTGGACGGCTGTTTTTGACGAGCCGCGGCTGGCGCTTATGCGCCCGGTGCAGTCAGTGCTTCCGGCCGACAGGCTTGTCGGCCGGATCGAAAACTTTCTTGCGGCCGAGCCCGAGCCTGAACTGTCCGGAATCAGGCTCGTGCGCAGGGTAGGCGATATCGATCCCGCGACCATGCCTCCCTTCCTGCAGCTTTATCTCAAGCACATGCTGACGTGA
- a CDS encoding PhzF family phenazine biosynthesis protein has product MAVLSTRSGRRFHTLDVFTDSTLAGNPLAVVLDAHELDDVTMQKIAAEFNLSETVFVLPPEDIAHRARLRIFTPTQELPFAGHPTVGTAVLLALLDGAPMGSFTVEERVGIVPCEVSIAGDGVGEATFTLPRLPERVGALPDASAIAAALGLMESDIGFGRHVPAQYSAGSPFALVPVTSRAAVDRAASVRTAWDAAFGQVKRGSAFIYCSEPVDPEHRFYARMFAPSLGIGEDPATGSAVAAFAGAVMDHEALGDGEHRIVVEQGYAMGRPSQIILTLNILDGALVKATIGGKAVLVSEGRLFA; this is encoded by the coding sequence ATGGCGGTGCTTTCGACTCGCTCCGGACGTCGTTTCCATACGCTCGACGTATTCACCGACAGCACCCTCGCGGGCAATCCGCTTGCCGTCGTGCTCGACGCCCACGAGCTGGATGACGTGACGATGCAGAAGATCGCCGCCGAGTTCAACCTCTCGGAGACGGTCTTTGTCCTGCCGCCGGAGGACATCGCGCATCGCGCGCGGCTGCGCATTTTCACGCCGACGCAGGAGCTGCCCTTCGCCGGGCATCCGACAGTCGGTACGGCCGTGCTTCTCGCGCTGCTCGATGGGGCGCCCATGGGCAGCTTCACGGTCGAGGAGCGCGTCGGGATCGTGCCTTGTGAAGTCTCTATCGCGGGCGATGGTGTGGGGGAGGCAACCTTCACCCTGCCGCGGCTTCCGGAGCGCGTGGGCGCACTGCCCGACGCCTCGGCCATCGCCGCAGCGCTCGGGTTGATGGAGAGCGACATCGGTTTCGGGCGTCACGTGCCCGCACAGTATTCTGCCGGGTCCCCCTTTGCGCTGGTTCCGGTCACGAGCCGCGCCGCTGTCGACCGTGCCGCCAGCGTCAGAACGGCCTGGGACGCTGCCTTCGGGCAGGTCAAGCGCGGCAGCGCCTTCATCTATTGCAGCGAGCCCGTCGATCCCGAGCACCGCTTCTATGCGCGCATGTTCGCCCCGAGCCTCGGCATTGGAGAGGACCCGGCGACGGGTTCGGCCGTGGCGGCCTTTGCCGGCGCCGTGATGGACCATGAAGCGCTTGGTGACGGCGAACACAGGATCGTCGTGGAGCAGGGCTATGCGATGGGACGACCGTCACAGATCATCCTGACGCTGAACATTCTGGACGGGGCCCTCGTGAAGGCGACAATCGGCGGCAAGGCAGTGCTCGTCAGCGAAGGCAGGCTGTTTGCGTGA
- the pdxY gene encoding pyridoxal kinase PdxY: MNILSIQSHVAYGHVGNAAAVFPMQRLGVEVWPIHTVQFSNHTGYGAWKGRVFDGPAIEELVEGIAERDVLSRCDGVLSGYMGAVDIGNAILSTVAKVRAANSRALYCCDPVIGDVGRGIFVRPGIAEFMRDQAVPAADVVTPNQFELALLAGHEIGDLSDARRAIAAVHALGPRIIMVTSLEISDMPDDALDLLASDGTALWRVRTPRLDLKINGAGDAIAALFFVHYLRTGSAAEALTEAASSIHGLLKRTAEAGAREILLVAAQDEFVSPSRRFAAELV; encoded by the coding sequence ATGAATATTCTCTCGATCCAATCTCACGTCGCCTATGGCCATGTCGGGAATGCCGCCGCCGTCTTCCCCATGCAGCGGCTCGGCGTCGAGGTATGGCCGATCCATACGGTGCAGTTTTCCAATCACACGGGCTACGGCGCCTGGAAAGGACGTGTGTTTGACGGGCCGGCGATCGAGGAACTGGTCGAGGGTATCGCGGAGCGCGACGTGCTGTCGCGCTGCGACGGCGTGCTCTCTGGCTATATGGGCGCCGTCGATATCGGCAATGCCATCCTGTCGACGGTGGCCAAGGTGCGCGCGGCCAACAGCCGCGCCCTCTATTGTTGTGATCCGGTCATCGGCGATGTTGGACGCGGCATTTTCGTGCGGCCGGGTATTGCTGAATTCATGCGCGACCAAGCTGTTCCCGCCGCCGACGTGGTGACGCCAAACCAGTTCGAGCTCGCGCTTCTGGCAGGCCATGAAATCGGCGACCTCTCCGATGCGAGGCGTGCCATCGCGGCCGTCCATGCGCTGGGGCCCCGCATCATCATGGTGACATCCCTCGAGATCTCGGACATGCCCGATGATGCGCTCGATCTCCTCGCGTCCGACGGCACGGCGTTATGGCGCGTGCGCACGCCCCGTCTTGATCTGAAGATCAACGGGGCTGGCGATGCCATCGCCGCCCTGTTCTTCGTTCACTACCTCCGGACGGGTAGCGCCGCGGAAGCATTGACGGAGGCCGCCTCGTCGATCCACGGATTACTGAAGCGCACGGCCGAGGCGGGCGCGAGGGAGATCTTGCTCGTCGCAGCTCAGGACGAATTCGTCAGTCCGAGCCGGCGCTTCGCCGCGGAGCTGGTGTGA
- the kdsA gene encoding 3-deoxy-8-phosphooctulonate synthase: MTQSPLDVVEIGRRPSGQISTSPVRIGNGLPLAVIAGPCQMESRQHALETAHALKEIAERLGIGLVYKTSFDKANRTSAKAARGIGLADALPIFADIRSRVGLPVLTDVHDARQCAEVAEVVDVLQIPAFLCRQTDLLLAAAATGRVVNVKKGQFLAPWDMKNVVAKLTGAGNPQVLLTERGVSFGYNTLVSDMRSLPIMARTGAPVIFDATHSVQQPGGQGDSSGGEREFVPVLARAAVAVGVAAVFIETHQDPDHAPSDGPNMVPLSQFEALLGSLMAFDRLAKTHLTKDGIQAVTKGQQA; encoded by the coding sequence ATGACCCAATCTCCTCTTGACGTGGTTGAAATTGGTCGCAGACCGTCAGGACAGATCTCGACCTCTCCCGTGCGGATCGGCAATGGTCTGCCGCTTGCCGTCATCGCGGGGCCCTGTCAGATGGAAAGCCGCCAACATGCGCTGGAAACGGCCCATGCCTTGAAGGAGATCGCCGAGCGGCTCGGTATCGGCCTCGTCTACAAGACCTCATTCGACAAGGCCAACCGCACCAGCGCCAAGGCTGCGCGCGGCATTGGCCTTGCCGATGCCTTGCCGATTTTCGCCGACATCCGCAGCAGGGTTGGCCTGCCGGTACTGACCGACGTGCACGACGCACGCCAATGCGCTGAAGTGGCTGAGGTCGTCGATGTTCTGCAGATTCCGGCCTTCCTCTGCCGGCAAACGGACCTGCTCTTGGCTGCCGCCGCGACGGGGCGTGTGGTAAATGTCAAAAAGGGGCAGTTTCTCGCGCCCTGGGACATGAAGAACGTCGTGGCGAAGCTGACCGGCGCCGGCAATCCCCAGGTGCTTCTCACCGAGCGCGGCGTATCCTTCGGCTACAACACGCTTGTCTCGGACATGCGCTCCCTCCCCATCATGGCCCGTACGGGCGCGCCTGTGATTTTCGATGCGACCCATTCGGTCCAGCAACCTGGCGGCCAAGGTGACAGCTCGGGGGGGGAGCGTGAATTCGTGCCGGTGCTTGCCCGCGCCGCGGTCGCGGTTGGGGTGGCGGCGGTCTTTATCGAGACACATCAAGATCCCGACCATGCGCCATCGGATGGCCCCAATATGGTTCCACTGAGCCAGTTCGAGGCGCTGCTCGGCTCCCTCATGGCCTTCGACCGCTTGGCGAAGACCCATTTGACCAAGGACGGCATCCAGGCTGTCACGAAAGGACAACAGGCGTGA